In one window of Spartinivicinus marinus DNA:
- a CDS encoding arsenate reductase (azurin) large subunit: MVRHICSQEDHIPLPPPNADVITTACDYCVVACGFKVYRWPVSEPSGGMKANENAFGIDFPSFPLQAWVAPSQYNVIMHKGEPHHIVIVPDKQTKVVNKMGDSSMRGGLLAQKVYNPLTATKDRLLQPLIRVGGVLQPASWDFVMDVAGEIAVYVRDKFGANAYCVKTYSYQYIENTYAITKYALRHLNTANFTFHDTPSDVTSTPGFRDAGFDNFGPSYDDWGAADVLMICGTDPYETKTILFTQYIMPAIQKGMQTITLNPRETSGIAYMKKMGGLHIDLYPGTDTLVLGAIARVIMENGWEDSEWIKQWVNNKWESNSGFGQGTRNTPWQWRTTWGKFQTNGFVDYKQWNFSQPEYEPGYAAKVAGIDVKKIYLAAAMLAKPNPDGSRIKASFGIEKGFYWSNNTGNTNAISSLATICGAGGRSGRVIGRFGGHQRGGVWGGKLPRNKSPEKLPGRRRRALDVDRWLVSGHTRLAHVIGTTWIQAMTGSQGLYRKFRELTQGNPHQINSFEKEKIITTLKKRVDSGGMVVFNQDIYLRDPIGARFADIVFPAATWGEENFTRANGERRLRLYQKFYDPPGEAKPDWWIIAQLARKMGYDGFEWKDSNSVAEEAARFSRGSRKDFYMVKVAAKKAGTTLHEQFRKMGTEGIQAPVFFNYKTNKLIGTKRLHDTEMGLEELAEKGLENGPQGANIIPKTLLAFNTHTGKINLQKHPWSLFSDFHQWMQPKEDELWFTNGRINEIWQSGFDDTQRRAFTMQRWPENWVEIHPIDAKTRGIESGDRVILYSDRVPCYKDTLHGSYEGQFQFSELLAKGHIELEQAAVTAIAMVTSAIKQGVLYSNMLDMRQPTNALTARVVDNISGNYNYKMGVARVKKMSESPYKRQFRNFSFVPRNIV; this comes from the coding sequence ATGGTTAGACATATTTGCTCCCAAGAAGATCATATCCCTCTACCGCCCCCTAATGCCGATGTTATTACAACTGCTTGTGATTACTGTGTGGTTGCCTGTGGATTTAAAGTTTATCGATGGCCAGTTAGTGAGCCAAGTGGAGGGATGAAAGCGAATGAAAATGCCTTTGGGATTGATTTCCCTAGTTTTCCCCTACAAGCTTGGGTTGCTCCTTCTCAATATAATGTCATTATGCATAAGGGAGAGCCCCACCATATCGTTATTGTTCCTGATAAACAAACAAAAGTGGTTAATAAAATGGGCGATTCAAGTATGCGTGGAGGGTTATTAGCTCAAAAGGTATACAACCCATTAACAGCGACTAAAGATCGTTTATTGCAACCGTTAATACGTGTTGGCGGTGTTTTACAACCTGCTAGCTGGGATTTTGTTATGGATGTAGCAGGTGAAATTGCTGTTTATGTAAGAGATAAATTTGGAGCAAATGCATATTGTGTTAAAACCTATTCATATCAATATATTGAAAATACTTATGCAATTACCAAATATGCTTTACGTCATTTAAATACGGCTAACTTTACTTTTCATGATACTCCCTCTGATGTCACATCGACACCAGGGTTTCGTGATGCAGGGTTTGATAATTTTGGCCCTAGTTATGATGATTGGGGAGCTGCTGATGTATTAATGATTTGTGGAACTGACCCGTATGAAACAAAAACAATTTTATTTACTCAGTATATAATGCCTGCAATTCAAAAAGGGATGCAAACAATTACCCTTAATCCGAGAGAAACCTCAGGCATTGCTTATATGAAAAAAATGGGGGGGCTGCATATAGATTTATATCCTGGCACTGACACTTTAGTATTAGGCGCTATTGCAAGAGTTATCATGGAAAATGGCTGGGAAGATAGCGAGTGGATTAAGCAGTGGGTAAATAATAAATGGGAGTCAAACTCAGGCTTTGGGCAAGGCACACGTAATACACCGTGGCAGTGGCGAACCACCTGGGGAAAATTTCAAACAAATGGTTTTGTTGATTATAAACAATGGAATTTTTCACAGCCAGAATATGAGCCAGGCTATGCTGCAAAAGTTGCTGGCATTGATGTTAAAAAAATATATTTAGCAGCAGCAATGCTAGCAAAACCTAATCCTGATGGTTCTAGGATAAAAGCCTCTTTTGGTATTGAAAAAGGTTTTTATTGGAGTAATAACACAGGCAATACTAATGCAATTTCAAGTCTGGCAACTATTTGTGGTGCAGGTGGGCGTTCTGGAAGAGTGATTGGTCGTTTTGGTGGTCATCAACGGGGTGGTGTTTGGGGAGGTAAATTACCAAGAAATAAATCTCCTGAAAAATTACCCGGTAGAAGACGTAGGGCTTTGGATGTTGATCGTTGGCTGGTATCAGGTCATACTCGATTAGCTCATGTCATAGGCACCACCTGGATTCAAGCGATGACGGGCTCACAAGGATTATATCGAAAATTTCGTGAATTAACCCAAGGGAACCCTCATCAAATTAATAGTTTTGAAAAAGAGAAAATTATTACCACACTTAAAAAACGAGTTGACTCAGGAGGAATGGTAGTATTTAACCAGGATATTTATTTGCGAGATCCCATTGGTGCTCGATTTGCTGATATTGTTTTTCCTGCAGCCACCTGGGGTGAAGAAAACTTTACTCGGGCTAATGGAGAAAGACGGTTAAGGTTATATCAGAAGTTTTATGATCCACCAGGTGAGGCTAAACCAGACTGGTGGATTATAGCGCAATTAGCGCGCAAAATGGGGTATGATGGTTTTGAGTGGAAAGATTCTAATAGTGTTGCAGAAGAAGCCGCACGATTTAGCAGAGGGTCTAGAAAAGACTTTTATATGGTCAAAGTGGCTGCAAAGAAAGCAGGTACTACTTTACATGAACAATTCAGAAAAATGGGTACAGAAGGAATTCAAGCCCCAGTATTTTTTAATTACAAAACTAATAAATTGATAGGTACTAAACGGTTACATGATACAGAAATGGGGCTGGAGGAGCTTGCAGAAAAAGGTTTAGAAAATGGCCCTCAAGGCGCTAATATTATACCTAAAACATTACTAGCTTTTAATACACACACAGGAAAAATTAACTTACAGAAACACCCGTGGAGTTTATTTTCAGACTTTCATCAATGGATGCAGCCTAAAGAAGATGAACTTTGGTTTACCAATGGTCGAATAAATGAAATATGGCAGTCAGGATTTGATGATACTCAACGGCGCGCTTTTACCATGCAACGTTGGCCAGAAAACTGGGTAGAGATACATCCTATTGATGCTAAAACCAGAGGAATTGAGTCTGGTGACAGAGTTATTCTATATTCTGATCGGGTACCCTGTTATAAAGATACTTTGCATGGTAGTTATGAGGGGCAATTTCAATTCTCTGAGCTGTTAGCAAAGGGACACATTGAGCTGGAGCAAGCAGCGGTCACAGCCATTGCAATGGTAACATCTGCAATTAAGCAAGGTGTGCTGTATTCCAATATGTTAGATATGCGTCAGCCAACCAATGCCCTAACTGCCAGAGTGGTTGACAATATCAGTGGAAATTACAACTACAAAATGGGCGTTGCTAGAGTAAAAAAAATGAGTGAGTCACCTTATAAACGTCAGTTTCGTAATTTTTCCTTTGTGCCTAGGAATATTGTTTAG
- a CDS encoding sterol desaturase family protein, translating to MIGLDIVSASRLLVFLVAIALLGYFEYRYPYRVVKNKWAHLLSNFALIGISTIILRVLFKVLLPFSVAIMTANNNWGVIHWLGLSELTDNVIMMIGWVIMLDCAIYWQHRLMHKLPMLWRFHKIHHADREFDFSTGVRFHPVEMIISALFKSLLIILLGIPVIAVIIFEILLSTSSLFEHANFRLPTRVDLLLRKILVTPSMHRIHHSVVVTETNSNFGFNLSWWDYLFGTYRDKPATNEATMPLGLIQYQHSNTSSIGWMMMQPFKRL from the coding sequence ATGATAGGGCTTGATATTGTAAGCGCATCCCGTTTGTTAGTTTTTTTAGTAGCTATTGCTTTGTTGGGCTACTTTGAGTATCGGTATCCATATCGAGTAGTGAAAAATAAGTGGGCTCATTTACTGAGTAACTTTGCACTTATTGGCATATCAACCATCATTCTGAGGGTATTATTTAAAGTATTATTACCCTTTTCAGTCGCTATTATGACAGCTAATAATAATTGGGGGGTAATCCATTGGCTAGGCCTGTCAGAGTTGACAGATAATGTCATTATGATGATAGGTTGGGTTATTATGCTAGATTGTGCAATTTATTGGCAACATCGATTGATGCATAAGTTACCCATGTTATGGCGCTTCCACAAGATACATCATGCTGATCGAGAGTTTGATTTCTCTACTGGTGTTCGGTTTCATCCAGTTGAAATGATTATTTCAGCATTATTTAAGTCTTTATTAATAATTTTATTAGGTATTCCTGTTATTGCTGTAATCATATTTGAAATATTACTTAGTACTTCGTCGCTATTTGAGCATGCTAATTTTCGGTTGCCAACAAGGGTTGACCTACTATTAAGAAAAATACTGGTTACCCCTAGTATGCATCGGATTCATCACTCAGTAGTAGTAACAGAAACAAATTCTAACTTTGGTTTTAATTTAAGCTGGTGGGATTATTTGTTTGGCACTTATCGAGATAAGCCTGCAACAAATGAAGCTACCATGCCTCTTGGCTTAATTCAATATCAACACAGTAATACATCATCTATCGGCTGGATGATGATGCAACCATTCAAACGGTTATAG
- a CDS encoding TVP38/TMEM64 family protein: MSKTKLIVLAVVLIGVGIFFSLDLHQHLTVDGIKTLYAEQIGPMQENDPYILIAIFFVIYVFVTALSLPGAAIMTIIAGLIFGLLTGVIIVSFASTIGATLAFLISRTLLGEWVQNKFSSHLKTINDGVEREGGFYLFTLRLIPAIPFFVINLVMGLTPIRVLQFFFVSQIGMLPGTIVYVNAGASLSNIEELSLTGLFTPGIIMSFLLLAAFPWIAKGIIKLVKLKKSN; the protein is encoded by the coding sequence ATGTCTAAAACGAAGTTAATTGTATTGGCAGTAGTGCTTATTGGTGTAGGGATATTTTTTAGTCTTGATTTACATCAGCATCTAACCGTTGATGGTATAAAAACCCTATATGCAGAGCAAATAGGGCCTATGCAAGAAAATGATCCTTATATCCTTATAGCAATATTTTTTGTTATTTATGTGTTTGTCACTGCACTTTCTTTACCTGGTGCAGCAATAATGACCATTATTGCGGGGCTTATATTTGGGTTGTTAACAGGCGTTATTATTGTTTCCTTTGCCAGTACAATAGGTGCGACTTTAGCTTTCCTAATTTCAAGAACTTTGTTAGGCGAATGGGTACAGAATAAATTTTCTTCTCACCTTAAAACGATTAATGATGGGGTTGAGCGAGAAGGTGGGTTTTACTTATTTACTCTACGTCTAATACCAGCAATTCCTTTTTTTGTAATTAATTTAGTCATGGGTTTAACCCCAATCAGGGTACTGCAGTTTTTCTTTGTCAGCCAAATAGGAATGCTGCCTGGAACAATTGTTTATGTAAATGCTGGGGCTAGTTTATCAAATATAGAAGAGCTATCTCTCACTGGCTTGTTTACCCCAGGTATTATTATGTCATTTTTATTATTAGCTGCATTTCCATGGATTGCAAAAGGCATTATTAAGCTGGTTAAGCTCAAAAAGTCTAATTAA
- the lpdA gene encoding dihydrolipoyl dehydrogenase: protein MSKQPQAFSKPSQFDTNIIAIGAGSAGLVTSYIAAAVKAKVALVERHKMGGDCLNTGCVPSKALIRSAKIKHYIDRAEEFGLEQAAVTVNFAKVMERVQRVIKKVEPHDSIERYTGFGVDCITGNALIKSPYEVEIDGRIITTKNIVIATGARPFIPPIRGIETIDYYTSDTIWELREQPNRLLVLGGGPIGCELAQAFSRLGSKVIQLDMATRILPREDDDVSRFVTEKFQEEGIDVRVNHKAIEFKQQENKKVLIAEYQGENIEIECDAVLLAVGRQANTKGLGLEALGVELNPQGTVKVNEYLQTNYKNIYACGDVAGPYQFTHTAAHQAWYACVNALFGRLKKFKVDYSVIPWATFTDPEVARVGLNEQDAKDQGIPYEVTYYGIDDLDRAIADEEDHGFIKVLTQPGKDKILGVTIVGYHAAELIAEYVSAMKHGLGLNKILGTIHIYPTLSEANKYAAGMWKKAHVSPTILSLLEKFHQWQRRR, encoded by the coding sequence ATGAGTAAACAGCCTCAAGCGTTTTCAAAGCCTAGCCAGTTTGATACGAATATCATTGCAATTGGAGCAGGCTCTGCTGGCTTAGTAACTTCCTATATCGCTGCAGCCGTTAAAGCAAAGGTCGCTTTAGTTGAACGTCATAAAATGGGTGGTGATTGTTTGAACACCGGTTGTGTTCCCTCAAAAGCATTAATCCGATCTGCAAAAATTAAACATTATATAGATAGAGCCGAAGAGTTTGGGCTAGAGCAGGCAGCTGTTACAGTAAACTTTGCCAAAGTAATGGAGCGGGTACAGCGTGTTATTAAAAAAGTTGAGCCTCATGACTCAATTGAACGTTATACAGGGTTTGGTGTTGACTGTATTACTGGTAATGCTTTAATTAAATCCCCTTATGAAGTAGAAATTGATGGAAGAATAATCACCACAAAAAATATAGTAATTGCTACTGGAGCTCGTCCATTTATACCCCCTATTCGAGGAATAGAAACTATAGATTATTATACTTCAGATACTATCTGGGAGTTGCGTGAACAACCAAATAGGTTACTAGTACTCGGAGGCGGGCCGATAGGCTGTGAGTTGGCGCAAGCATTTTCTCGGTTAGGATCGAAGGTAATTCAACTGGATATGGCCACACGTATTCTGCCGCGTGAAGATGATGATGTTTCCAGATTTGTAACTGAAAAATTTCAAGAAGAAGGTATTGACGTTCGGGTAAACCATAAAGCGATAGAGTTTAAGCAACAAGAAAATAAAAAAGTGCTGATAGCTGAATACCAGGGAGAAAATATTGAAATTGAATGTGATGCAGTATTATTAGCTGTAGGCCGCCAAGCAAATACTAAAGGACTAGGTTTGGAAGCGTTAGGGGTAGAACTAAATCCACAAGGCACAGTAAAGGTAAATGAATATCTACAAACAAATTATAAAAATATATATGCATGTGGTGATGTAGCTGGCCCTTATCAGTTTACCCATACAGCAGCTCATCAAGCCTGGTATGCCTGTGTTAATGCGTTGTTTGGTAGATTAAAAAAATTTAAGGTAGATTACTCTGTAATTCCATGGGCTACATTTACAGACCCTGAAGTGGCCAGAGTAGGGTTAAATGAGCAAGATGCGAAAGACCAAGGAATACCCTATGAAGTGACTTATTATGGTATTGATGATTTGGATAGGGCCATTGCGGATGAAGAAGATCATGGTTTTATTAAAGTGCTTACTCAGCCAGGGAAAGATAAAATTTTAGGTGTCACAATTGTTGGTTATCACGCAGCTGAATTAATAGCTGAATATGTGAGTGCAATGAAACATGGCTTGGGCTTGAATAAAATACTCGGTACTATTCATATTTATCCCACTTTGTCTGAAGCAAACAAGTATGCTGCGGGTATGTGGAAGAAAGCTCATGTCTCCCCCACAATTTTATCTTTGCTGGAAAAGTTTCACCAATGGCAGCGGAGACGATAG